CTTCACAAGCAAGAAAAGCTATATTGACAGATGACAACTTTGGAGGGGTAAGAATTGAAACCTTTGTAACAATTCCCAAAGATCCTTCACTTCCTAAAGACGCATACAGGTTGTTGAAGAAGGTAaacataaaatttcattgataAAGAGACAAAACCATCAACGACTAAGTAAAAAATTATCTCTTTTCACCTATAAATAGGTGCTTAAGGTCATATCCAGTATTGTCTTTTCTTAAAGTCCCAAGCATGTCGAGCACAGTACCATTTGCCAAAACTGCTTCAAGACCTGAAAGAAATATTTTAGATCAATGTTTTAGACTAACCACCTTTCTCAAAAGGAAAGTAAAAATTCTTAATTATCTTCAATAAAGGAAGATGATTCATCTTGATGCtgcctagaaaaataatttcccAGTAATAGTACAGTACCCTGAAACTGCTTTCAATAAACAGAGGCATTATCCAGCCGAGCAACACTGATCACTATGCAACATGAATAAATATGTAATTGTGATTACCTGTTCCTACTTACTCACATGCTAAATCTAATTCGTGTATAATGTACAAAGTCAAGTGGAATATCAGTTCAAATTTTACTCAGATGCTACCAGCAAAATCTACATTAGACAACTTAGGAATAACAGGGACCTTTTCAATTTAAACTTGAACTCCAAATGAGGCTACTGGCCGCAGATATCAGCATTATACATCAATTACAATTCAAGACATCAAAAGCAAATTCTATGCATAAGAGTGGTATCAGTATTGAACTGGAAAAGCATACCCAATATCAGTGCATAAAAAAGTTAAGAACATGAAAACGAGGAACAATGCTTACCAAGAACACTGCCATGTAGTGAACCATATCGCAGAAGACGTAGCCCACCAGCATTAGTTGATACATTTCCTCCAATTTGACAGCTACCTTTGGCTCCTAAATCTAGGGGCATAATAAATCTGAAAAGGAAccaaaacttcactaatacagcTAGATGTGTAAAGAAATACTCAATTACATATTTCAAGGCATGATCATGAAATTTGAGGACCATCGCCAAAAGCTTGAAACAGaattaaaatcagaaaaagatcTGTTAAATGAATAACATATGAACAAAACTTCTCCACTCCTCATAAAGCAAAATTTTGATCAGGCAAAAATAGAATAGAAGAAATTCTTTCATGCATACAATCTTTGAACACTAAGTACTTGTTCAACAGAGGTGACTGAAGTAATTTGGTGAGCTGGTGAATACACCAGGAACCCTAAGGTAGCAACATTACTATAGCAGAACCATTTtacaaccaccaaaaaaaaaattccacagAATTATCACATCTACTCAGGACTACAAGTGAAAATGGCATAATAGGACATCACAGTCATCATCAACTAACCATCTGTTATATTGAGTATTCTATGTTCTTTGCAGTCTCAGAGAAGAATTATGACAAAGTAGTGAATTTTTACCCTTCATCATCTAGGAAAGAAATCAAGTTTTCCAATATGCATCCTGCTTCACAAACCAGGACACCGCTGACCTGGAAAAGACAACAAAAGGAAAGACAATGGAACTCATCTCAGCAATTTGAGTTTACAACTGACATGataatttctaatttttaatttctAACCCAAGTTTGAAGTGGAAGGAAATGAAAATTAGCAAAGCCACACTAACACTCTAAAGAATGAAAACTCTGATAAAGAAAAGACAGTCTATTCCATTTCTACAACATCCtttcaaaatcaaaatgcaCAATGTGTATGTTAATAACAAAAGCCAGGCAAAATGCCTCAGTTGAATATCTGGCATGAAAGCAGAAATTTGAAATATAGATCAGTGAACTTACTATTACCTTGTCAAAAGAAAGGATGTTCCTCATTAAACCAACATTGATGATCACCTATGAAGTTTCAACATGAGACAAGTAAGCCAGGTGCCTGAGAATTTGAAGGTTTGGGAAATGCAACATGTGGAAGCCACTAGATTTTCCAAAAGCAGTTAATGTATTCCTGAATGCATTTTTAGATAGGTGTCGCTAGACCATTAGTTCAAAGTTGGTTTGACCACAAATGAATCCTTTTAGGACCCCAAAACTTGTCAAGACTGAACTATGATTAGATTGGCTGTGATAATATCTGATAGATCAAAACATTATCAGGATACTAGTTTCTTCATTCTACtatgaattcaaaattaaatgactCAACACTCAACAAAGAACAACCTTACTCCAAGTAATCCCCTGATCATTTAGTGATCAAACTTTTCAAATAGTATTAATTTTGTAATTTAACAAGTCTACAGCGCTTAAACTGCCAGCAGAAATCTACATGTCACCACAAAATCGATGCTTACATCCGACACCTTGTATTCCAATTAAAGTCTCTCCTCCTTGAAGCAATAATAAGATGTAGAAGTAAATCAATACCCTTTTCATCAACAATATACATTCTCCAAGCACAACACAAATTATGTTCCAATTAACTGCATTAAGAACATATTTACTACAGAATTCATCTTAGATAAACTGAAAGATTCAACGCACTATAAATTAATGAGTTATGATATATACCTCATCAAAAACAGGTACACTTCCACCCACAAGACCTGTGTTTCCACCTTGGGGAACAACAGCCAAGCACCTGGAATTACAGTATTTAAGAATCTGTGAAACCTGCATAAACCATGTGGGCACAACAGATGATTACGCTTGACTTctttgggtaaaaaaaaaaacccaatgtcttaaataaacaataaaaaaaagttatgtACTTCTTCAGTGTTCTTAGGCTGAAGCAGCAGCTTGCTCGAGCCTCTGTACTTGCCCATCCAATCAGTATTTGCAGCATCCAGTGCCAATGCATCCTGAACAACACCTCTCTCCCCTAATAGGGTCTTGAAATAGCTGATATCATCAGGGCTAATGATAGAAAACAAGGGATTTCTGTGCACTGTTGTGGCCACGGAATAAAAATATTTCCCCTGTTTGCTTTTACAGCTATTGTTCCAATTAACCGCTGTCGTTAGCATACAAATAAAACACCAATTATAAACTTAATAAGACAATCTGCATTTGTTTTGTCTACAACATAGGCAGGGCGTAGAAATTGATAATCTATTGATCTCCAGATAAGCTACGACTTATTAGCAAGAAAAAAGTCTTTAAATTTATATACCCCTCAAAGCAGTATAATTTCTTTTGTcataaattttcctaatctgAATTACTGAAATTCAATAACAAGACAACCAACTTGCTCCATCTTTGCTATTCATTGCTACAGTAGAAATAAAGACTACATAGGAGTACTTACCAATAAAATGGGATAGGGAAAAAACAGCATTCTGATACTAGCGGGTGTGTGTGATCATAGTTGATAATTGTGCACGTAAGTTTGGTACCTGAAGCGAACCTGCTAGAGAATTTGAGCAGACGGTCAGCAGCTCTCCATTTCTCCATCTCGTAGAGAATTTGATGACTATTGAGGGGCGAGCTATTTCATGATAGTGTCAGATTACTGGGCTATTAAGGGAGTTTTAGGACCAGTTTGGGCAAAGAAATATAGAAGAGACAAGTATTTGGATAAATTGGAGGctaacttattttttttttttatttttttttttttttttgggtaggagAGGCTGACTTTGTTGAAAGCTTCAGACTCGTTGCCATGCCCACTTCTATCCTGTCCTTTCTCTTGTGGTGCATGCGTCTTGTTCTCAACTATTTCTAATTgtgtaaaaattaattttaaaaacttaaaataaaaaaataaaaacttgttTCTGATTTTCAGCTTTTTATgtccaaaaaattcaaaatcaatataaaatataataaaataatttttaaaaatcaaaTCTTAAAAGTCATTTTGTGATTAAAGTCCATACTTCGACAATGTGCAGGTGCACTCAGTGCTGGTAAAAATAAATTGCATGTTTCATTCTCTTTTTACTTATTCCAATATGTCTTATTACCATTTTATTTGAAACtccaaaaaatacaaaagagacaATCACCCTTTGGTCATATGTCTGGCTTTTATTTTTAACTAATTCCATCCAAATTAGGTAATGGGAAAAAATTTAAAGTTCAATTTAGgagagaaaatgaaaagaaatcaaCATTTTCACATTGTCTTGTTTGtcgaaaatttggaaaaaaaaaaattttgatcatgAATGAATAGACAATGTGCATCTAAGGTACTTaacttccaattttttttttggggaggaGGGGTGTAAATAGATTGGGTGATACAGGAGAAAGCCGTCTAAATAAGAGATCATGACCTCAAGAGCTTCcacttaaaaaagaaaaagaaaaagtcttCCAATTTGAATTATTTAATTGTTCATTTTATTGGTAAACTAGGCAACTTAAATATGTTGACAAATAGTCTCACTTTTTTATCTATAACTTTTCCCACTTATtagaaggaaatgaaagaaagaaaaatcacttcattaatttttcaagaaacaatttCAATTGTTCtgcattctctttttttttccaaaaaaaaaaaaaagaaactcccAAGTTTCAATTATCCATCCAAACAAGCTTAAGGTGTTAAACAAAACTGAAGTAATGGGTCGGACAGGCACTGCCCGCTTGCTATTCGGATCCTTTCATTTTCCGAGCCCTATCCATCTCTCTCCTTCAGACTTCCCAAAGCCAAGTAGTCTATCAAAGCTAAATGGCGACTGCCACTGCTGCCGCTGCTGCTTCCATATCTTCTTCAGTGTCGTCTGTCTTAAACCAACCCCACCACCACCCTTCTCTAATCATCCGGCTTCCTCGGAGATGCTCCGCCGCCTTCTCTCGCCGACTCCTTGGGTCCCCAAATCCCCTGAAAACCTCATCATCTCTCTCCCGTTCTTCCTACCATGTCCTCTCCCGCTCGCCATTATTAAAAGCGCGGCGATGTTTAAACTTCTCTTTAGGATTCGTTCGGAACTCAGCATCGCACATTCCGCTTTCCCAAAAGCAAGATATCCCGAGTCTCCACCATTTCATGCCAAAAGCTACTCCCGTTCCTTCTGTTTCTGAACCCCAATTCGAGTAAGTTGGGGATTCCATCGATTTCATTTTTATGCGTGGTTTTATGTTTGTATTAATTATGGGTTCTGTCCGCTGGAAGTATTTGTCTTGGATAATCTGAGAAATCTGAGAAAGATTTAATCTCGAAGAATTGCCTGGTTGTTATTCAACTTGAAGCTTGTACGTTAGTAATGAGCTCAACTGTTAGTTACTGCTACAAAAATGAATAAGCCTTATCGGTTTATTTGGCTAGTAATCAAGCTAAAAGAGAAACCACTGAATGCAATTTTCGATTTTGCATCAGTATTTGACGTCATAATTGGATATGTTGGGATTATATTGTTTGAGCATATTCATTTTTAGTATCTCATTTAGTTATTATTGTATGCTCAACAATGCCATTATTTAACCTTTGCCTTCTTGACGCTTTCCGGTTTTGATGTTGAATAGTTGTATTTGCTCTTCATAGTGTTTAGTGTTGACTGATCATACAGATGGGTAACTTCTGAAACTAAAGCCGTTATATGCACAGAGTTGTTGTCTTGTCAACAGTGCAGTGTCTAATTACCAGCGACTTCATATACTTCTAGTTTTCTTAAACATAAAGTGCTCTTAAGTCCAATTAGAAATATCTCattgttatttcttttcttgtttgtttttgtcCTAGCTTGATAGCACCTACTGAAGTTCTTCCAAGAGGTCGTATTTATCAAGAAACATATGGATGTCAGATGAATGTCAATGATATGGAGATAGTATTATCTATCATGAAGAAAGCTGGGTATAGTGAAGTGGTGGATGTTCCTGAGAGTGCAGAGATAATATTTGTCAACACATGTGCTATTAGGGACAATGCAGAGCAAAAGGTATGGCAGAGGCTCAATTACTTTTGGTTTCTTAAGAGGCATTGGAAGAGCAATGTTGCCATTGGACGGTCACAGTCCCTGCATCCTCCGAAAGTTGTTGTTCTCGGCTGTATGGCTGAGAGGTTGAAGGAGAAGATATTAGATGCAGATAAGATGGTTGATGTTGTTTGTGGACCTGATGCTTATAGAGACCTGCCACGCCTATTAGAAGAGGTAGACTCTGGTCAAAAAGGGATTAACACTCTACTTTCACTTGAAGAAACTTATGCTGATATCAATCCTGTTCGTATCTCTAAAAATTCAATCAGTGCTTTTGTCTCAATTATGAGAGGTTGCAATAATATGTGCTCCTTTTGCATTGTGCCTTTCACCAGAGGCAGAGAGAGATCTAGGCCAGTGGAATCCATTGTTAGAGAGGTGGGAGAGCTTTGGAAAGAAGGTGTTAAAGAGGTGACGCTTCTTGGTCAGAATGTTAACAGTTACAATGACACATCCGGGcttgaaaaagaaattgaaccagGAGTAAACTGGAAACTTAGTGAAGGTTTTTCCAGCATGTGTAAGGTTAAAAAGATGGGTTTACGCTTTGCAGATCTCTTGGATAGACTTGCTGTGGAATTTCCGGAGATGCGGTTTAGATTCACTTCACCACACCCTAAAGATTTTCCTGATGAGTTGTTGTATGTAATGCGAGACAGACACAATATCTGCAAAAGCATCCATTTGCCTGCACAATCAGGGAACAGTAACATGCTGAAAAAGATGCGACGTGGCTATACACGAGAAGCATATTTAGAACTTGTGAGTAAGATACGGAGTATAATTCCTGATATGGGGATCAGCAGTGATTTTATTTGTGGTGAGAGTCTTATTCACATTGGTTTTACTCATCATATTCTTAGTtttcattaattattttatcttctcttctttgattttcttcattttattgcATTTTTCTGGTTCTTTTACACCTCATGGCTTGTCATCAAGTTCCTTGACTCTCCCTGATTATCAAATGGTACCACTGTCAATCATGAATCTCTGGGGTTTAAGTTTCATATGGATCCTGTAATTGCCAAGCACTCCCATGTTTTGGCAGTAGTTGACCAAATCTTCTTgagcttttaattttaattggtTGGACTATTTTGGGGATAGGATTGCTTATGAATCATTTCTTGTCTGAATAATTTGGTGCCTTGATGCAGGTTTTTGTGGTGAAACAGAGGAGGAGCACCAAGACACACTTACCCTGATGAAGGCTGTCAGTTATGATATGGCATACATGTTTGCATACAGTATGAGAGAGAAAACCCATGCCCACAGGAATTACATGGATGATGTTCTTGAAGATGTAAAGCAGAGACGGCTAACAGAGCTTATTGAAGCTTTCCGGGAGAGTACAGGTCAGTGCTTTGACTCCCAACTTGGCAGTGTCCAACTTGTGTTAGTTGAAGGGCCCAATAAGAGGGCCCCTGACACAGAGCTTATAGGCAAGAGCGATAGAGGCCACAGGGTATCTTTCAGAAACTTGCCTGTCCCTGATAGGGTTGAGAATGATGGTAAAAGGAATCCAAGAGttggtgattttgtggaagttcATATTTCAAAAACCTCAAGAGCGTCACTCTTTGGAGAAGCACTTGCGATTACTAAACTGAGCTCATTTTATGACAATCTACATGAACATGCTTTTGCCTGTGCTAGCAGAATTTGATCTATTCTTTTAAGGAGCCCCTGGTACAACTTTTTCCTCACTAAATTAATCTACTCAAAGGTCGTTTTGCTGTAATTACGGGTTTAAGTTTCATTCACCCCTTTGAATTATTGCTTGGTCTCAAAATTAAGTGCTTGTTCGGCAGACCTATATTACACAGTTTATATTTCTGGAGGAAATTCCATACCAAGCAACAGTTCTGGGGCTGAAGGGAGTAAATTGAATTTGCCCTTGATTACATCCTGGAAGCACAGGAAGCACAGGTGATTTCTATTGGTCTGGTTCCTTGGGATGGGCTCTGGACCTCCGTTAAAAGGGTAGGATATTTCTCTTGGTTTTGCGTGATGCTTGTAGTGAAAGATAGGCTTTTGTGTAGTTTCCCACTTTTCACTCAAACCAGGCGAAAATGCCAAGATCACAGAATCAAATGCAGGAGAGCAAAATACTTGGTAGCACTCTTTCTCAGAGTTATTAGAGAGTATCCAAGACACTCAGCAGTGCCAGTGAAATGGAGCTTCTCTGAAGCATGAATCTGGGAGGTTAAACATTCTCCAGTTCAGGTGGATCAGTGTCAGCAAGAAAATGGGTTTTGTACGCCAGGTTCATTTAATTTTACGTGAGATTATAGTTCTTAACTCCCAGAATCCATTGTCATTGAGTTTTGGTGTACGACTAGATTAGGACAAACAAAATACACATATGAGGAGTTTGGCATGAAAGCCCCACCGGGGGGGATTCTGATGCAAGTGAAAGGGATGAATTATACGGAAAGCTTTAGCTCGAACCCTGTACACCTTTTCTATCCTAGAGGCTCCGCATGTTTCCTGGTGTAAGTTCATTGCTGAAAGCTAAATGTAAGTCAactataattatatacataaaatatatataataatatgtataatttataattataccTATTATaacataaattaataataatttatatatcGATTTGTGGTAATTCATAATcattaaataaatattatatttaattatgaaTTCGTTTTGAGTTCAATTTAAGTCCAAAGTTCATATAAAAATGTGAATCAAGTTTGAGCCTCCTAATTTGAGCCTAAACTCGAAGGTCCAAAAGCCTGAAAGTTCTACTGAATCAcgtttgtgaaccaagtttgagCTTGTCAAAACTGGCTCATAGAGCCTAACCGACAGCCCTGCAGctaattgttttccttgacagcaACCGCATTCAGACGTTGCATGACCAAGTGATGAAATTTTAGGCTCAATGCATTATTACGCTATGCTAAAGACTCTGAAATACGGTAACACTTCATTGGAAaagtttattattattagagAGCTTTCAAAAGAATTACTGGTGTAGTGGAGGAAAAGTTTCCCAAGAAATACTTAATTGAATGCAAGGCAATTAGCTGTGTTTGGTTTTGCTTTTAGGCTTTTAGCTAATGTCAGGGGGTGCTGAGAACTGAGAAtgagtgtgtgtgtgaattTGTCGGGTTCTTGAGGAGaatgagaagagagagtgaCCAAAAAGAGCAGAGTGAAAATTGAAGAGTGATAAGGACAAGTCGAAGTAGACGAGACTTGTGAGGAAGCAAAGCAAAGCCATGGGGAGCGTCTTGAAAAATGAAGATGCAGCAGGAGCAGAAAATGGAGAGTTGAGTTCACCAGTCCCGCATTCACATTAATGTACACAGCAGTCAGTGTCGGCCGGGCGAGTCTGAGCGAGCAAGATGTTCTAAGTAGTAGTATTATGGTACCGACTATGCAAAAACTAAAAAGCGCATACATTCATTCGTTACGTAGGTTACAATACAATACCCCGTCCCGTGCGTCGGCGTCCTCATTAATGAATTCCCCGCCATTCTCTTCTTCTTAATGCTCCCGCCCTTCTCCGACGGATCCACAGAAATGACAGTGATGATGGATCACTCAGTTCACTGTTCCTTCGTTTTGTTACTTTCACTTCATTCCAGCCCTCAAAAAATGTGTGTGTTTGTAGTATTATTATCTGAGAACGCATCTACAAGCAAAAATGTTCGCTGCTGCGTCTCTTGCATAGTTAGCGTCCGATCTCGAGTCTGGACTGATTTTTATTCAAACGCACGCACAAGATGCATACCCATTTATTGCCTTTAAATACACATCTACTACGAGTAAAAAAGTTTGCTGCTGCGTCTCTGGCATAGTTAGGGTCCGCTAGGCTCTAGGCCTCTAGCTAACATAGTATAGTGCATCTAGGGGTACGGGTgatatcgagtcgagtcgagctcgagtagtgcactactcgagctcgactcgaggcAAAATAACtaggctcgagctcgaactcgtcAAGCTTTTaaaattcgagctcgagctcgagctcgacatcAATTTATGGAGCTCGAGATTGAGTTTaattaaatgtaattaattCAAATCAAGCTCAATCAAGCCTAATCAagctcaagtaataaaaattaatattttatatataattttaaataaaggatattattgacatttcacaataataaaaataaaaaatatatattatagaaAGCTCGATAGAGCTCGTCGAGTTCTCGAGTATTATATTTCCAAACTCAAACTCGACTCGATAGCTCTAACGAGCAGCTCGAGCTGTTGACCAAGTAGCTCGCGAGCTCCAGCCGAGCTACTTGGTTCAGCTCCAGCCCTATCTGGGGGTCACTGCAATGTTAAATtctagggttaattacatttacctcccctgaggtttgaccatattaccaaACAATCCCtataatttgtccaaataacggtctcaccctttgaatgatcaaacatttaagaaaaacccccttaatgccgaaaatacccttattgaggccatgttgcattaaaaaaagaacatatttttattttattaaccttgaagcaatccaaaaaaacagaaaaaaattttgcttattattttataaaaaccatatctttgcttccataaatagttttgaatcaataattattttaaatcttaaaaatgaatattaaaaattagataaattgaaagaaaaattaaaaaaagaagaaattattttaattgctgAAGTATGGTTCAAATTGAGGAAAACATGCCCTGTACTCTCCGCAACATGCCTTGAACCACAAATTCGAACCATActtgaggatttaaaataattgctcttttttatttttttttcaatttatctaatttttaatattcatttttaagatttaaaataattattgattcaaaactatttatggaagcaaagatatggtttttataaaataataagcaaaaacttttttctatttttttgaataaaataaaatatgttctttttttaatgcaatatagcctcaataagggcatttttggcattaagggggtttttgttaaatgtttgatcattcaaagggtgagaccgttatttggacaaattacagggattgattggtaatatggtcaaaTCTCAGGGGAAGTAAATATAATTAACCCTAAATTCTACTTAAAAATTTTCGGAAGCTTGGAtttttaagagttactatttcAGTTTCTCCAGTATCATACATAGTATTCTAAACCAGCCTTAGGTCATTAGAAATCCATTTTCACTTCCAACTTCATGCTTAATTTGTTTCCTAAGCAACTTTCCTGTTCGCCCTGCCAGATCTCtactttttttccccttatgATGCTAAATCTCTActtaatttatatatatgtcTTGTGCTTTTGCAATTCCTCATGATTATGAATAGTGGACTGAAAGATAAGGTGATTAATTGAGCCTGCGCAATCTGTTTTATGTTGAATTAGCTAAAAGTTAAACTAGTGTTGCTTAGATTAGAAAAACAGGACTAAGTGCTATAATACTCCCTAGTCAATTCCAATTAGTTTCTTCAAATCTCATTTTAATTCTCAACACGTCAAatcacacacgcac
The genomic region above belongs to Coffea arabica cultivar ET-39 chromosome 7c, Coffea Arabica ET-39 HiFi, whole genome shotgun sequence and contains:
- the LOC113699360 gene encoding D-2-hydroxyglutarate dehydrogenase, mitochondrial isoform X6, which gives rise to MEKWRAADRLLKFSSRFASGTKLTCTIINYDHTHPLVSECCFFPIPFYCCKSKQGKYFYSVATTVHRNPLFSIISPDDISYFKTLLGERGVVQDALALDAANTDWMGKYRGSSKLLLQPKNTEEVSQILKYCNSRCLAVVPQGGNTGLVGGSVPVFDEVIINVGLMRNILSFDKVSGVLVCEAGCILENLISFLDDEGFIMPLDLGAKGSCQIGGNVSTNAGGLRLLRYGSLHGSVLGLEAVLANGTVLDMLGTLRKDNTGYDLKHLFIGSEGSLGIVTKVSILTPPKLSSVNIAFLACEDYTSCQKLLLEAKKKLGGILSAFEFLDSDAMSLVLKHLDGVRNPLPPSIHNFYILIETTGSNETFDKENLEAFLLHSVESGLVANGVLAQDINQASSFWHIREGLPEALMKAGAVYKYDLSLPLEKMYDLVEEMRVQIGPAAKVVAYGHLGDGNLHLNISAPAYDDNILAKIEPFVYEWTSKNRGSISAEHGLGLMKAAKIHYSKSPETVQVMASIKKLLDPNGILNPYKVLPSSLLSQN
- the LOC113699360 gene encoding D-2-hydroxyglutarate dehydrogenase, mitochondrial isoform X5 translates to MEKWRAADRLLKFSSRFASGTKLTCTIINYDHTHPLVSECCFFPIPFYCCKSKQGKYFYSVATTVHRNPLFSIISPDDISYFKTLLGERGVVQDALALDAANTDWMGKYRGSSKLLLQPKNTEEVSQILKYCNSRCLAVVPQGGNTGLVGGSVPVFDEVIINVGLMRNILSFDKVSGVLVCEAGCILENLISFLDDEGFIMPLDLGAKGSCQIGGNVSTNAGGLRLLRYGSLHGSVLGLEAVLANGTVLDMLGTLRKDNTGYDLKHLFIGSEGSLGIVTKVSILTPPKLSSVNIAFLACEDYTSCQKLLLEAKKKLGGILSAFEFLDSDAMSLVLKHLDGVRNPLPPSIHNFYILIETTGSNETFDKENLEAFLLHSVESGLVANGVLAQDINQASSFWHIREGLPEALMKAGAVYKYDLSLPLEKMYDLVEEMRVQIGPAAKVVAYGHLGDGNLHLNISAPAYDDNILAKIEPFVYEWTSKNRGSISAEHGLGLMKAAKIHYSKSPETVRLMIDFDYCVFELLPDTSCLDDNHSIICLCLSA
- the LOC113699360 gene encoding D-2-hydroxyglutarate dehydrogenase, mitochondrial isoform X4, giving the protein MEKWRAADRLLKFSSRFASGTKLTCTIINYDHTHPLVSECCFFPIPFYCCKSKQGKYFYSVATTVHRNPLFSIISPDDISYFKTLLGERGVVQDALALDAANTDWMGKYRGSSKLLLQPKNTEEVSQILKYCNSRCLAVVPQGGNTGLVGGSVPVFDEVIINVGLMRNILSFDKVIVSGVLVCEAGCILENLISFLDDEGFIMPLDLGAKGSCQIGGNVSTNAGGLRLLRYGSLHGSVLGLEAVLANGTVLDMLGTLRKDNTGYDLKHLFIGSEGSLGIVTKVSILTPPKLSSVNIAFLACEDYTSCQKLLLEAKKKLGGILSAFEFLDSDAMSLVLKHLDGVRNPLPPSIHNFYILIETTGSNETFDKENLEAFLLHSVESGLVANGVLAQDINQASSFWHIREGLPEALMKAGAVYKYDLSLPLEKMYDLVEEMRVQIGPAAKVVAYGHLGDGNLHLNISAPAYDDNILAKIEPFVYEWTSKNRGSISAEHGLGLMKAAKIHYSKSPETVRLMIDFDYCVFELLPDTSCLDDNHSIICLCLSA